One Natronosalvus halobius genomic region harbors:
- a CDS encoding thiolase family protein: protein MSYDQNPVLIGAGTTAEFGVFPDRTILGLAAEALKDALDDAGLDRHELDGLVTNMGSPLSRHYDRICEALDLDIEFSAQYWAHGRWASSCVQHAAMAVEAGLADYVAVGLGLKFNAVSQFGGNERASLSEIGSISEHSERPWYGMTAPVGGNALATRYYMEKYGATSEDLAHISKTFRDHAALHPRSHFADPITIEEHQESQYIVDPLRLYDCAPLTDGGAYVIVTTAENAESLPNEPAHIAGMEGLSAGRNNHLFARPGMGIRTQEEYEYDASVTDPIYERAGVTRDDIDALFTYDAFTPNVWYALERWGFCDPGTAFEFARDGNIGLDGELPMNTHGGLLSNGHITAWNHFVEMYDQLRGKAGDRQLDGADTMQYATPFGDSIILRTRP, encoded by the coding sequence ATGTCTTACGACCAGAACCCGGTACTGATTGGTGCCGGGACGACTGCCGAGTTCGGCGTGTTCCCCGATCGGACGATACTCGGGCTCGCAGCGGAAGCGCTGAAGGACGCATTGGACGACGCGGGACTCGACCGACACGAGCTCGACGGGCTGGTGACGAACATGGGGTCGCCGCTGTCGCGACACTACGACAGGATCTGCGAGGCACTCGACCTCGACATCGAGTTTTCGGCCCAGTACTGGGCTCACGGTCGATGGGCAAGTAGCTGCGTCCAGCACGCCGCGATGGCAGTCGAGGCGGGCCTGGCCGACTACGTCGCGGTCGGCCTCGGGCTGAAGTTCAACGCCGTCTCGCAGTTCGGCGGGAACGAGCGCGCGAGTCTCTCCGAGATCGGTTCGATCTCGGAACACTCCGAACGGCCCTGGTACGGAATGACCGCACCGGTCGGCGGCAACGCGCTCGCCACGCGCTACTACATGGAGAAATACGGGGCGACGAGCGAGGATCTGGCTCACATCTCGAAGACCTTCCGCGACCACGCGGCACTGCACCCGCGCTCGCACTTCGCCGATCCCATCACTATCGAGGAACACCAGGAGTCCCAATATATCGTCGATCCGCTCCGGCTCTACGACTGCGCGCCGCTGACCGACGGCGGCGCGTACGTCATCGTCACGACGGCTGAAAACGCCGAATCGCTCCCCAACGAGCCAGCGCACATCGCCGGTATGGAGGGGCTAAGCGCGGGCCGAAACAATCACCTATTCGCCCGCCCCGGAATGGGCATCCGCACCCAGGAAGAGTACGAGTACGACGCGAGCGTGACCGATCCCATCTACGAACGTGCAGGCGTCACCCGTGACGACATCGACGCGCTGTTCACTTACGACGCATTCACGCCAAACGTCTGGTACGCGCTCGAACGTTGGGGTTTCTGCGATCCCGGTACCGCCTTCGAGTTCGCTCGCGACGGTAACATCGGTCTCGACGGCGAGTTGCCCATGAACACCCACGGCGGGTTGCTCTCGAACGGGCACATCACGGCCTGGAACCACTTCGTGGAAATGTACGACCAACTCCGTGGCAAGGCCGGCGACAGACAACTCGATGGGGCCGACACTATGCAGTACGCGACTCCATTTGGTGACTCAATCATCCTCAGAACCCGACCATGA
- a CDS encoding cyclase family protein: MWHDLSQPFYGEMPHSGALPSPEFKTVKDVEDDGINVQYYSVPTHIGTHIDAPLHFIEGGKSIDEFPLSTFAGEGIVLDVSTNEVREITMTDVEAADGEVRPGDIVFLYTGWYEKYGTDDYDPHPWLAEEVAEYFADVGPKLVGLDTITPDIPVEQRPDGWLEFPVHRTMLSAEVLIAEHLANLKPFLGQRIDVVGFPIKIRGGDGAPARFAAKEL, translated from the coding sequence ATGTGGCACGATTTGAGCCAACCGTTCTACGGTGAGATGCCCCACTCGGGCGCACTCCCGTCGCCTGAGTTCAAGACCGTCAAAGACGTCGAAGACGACGGGATCAACGTCCAGTACTACTCGGTCCCGACGCACATCGGGACGCACATCGACGCTCCGCTGCACTTCATCGAAGGTGGAAAGTCAATCGACGAGTTCCCACTATCGACGTTCGCCGGCGAGGGCATCGTCCTCGACGTTTCGACCAATGAGGTCCGCGAGATTACAATGACGGACGTCGAGGCGGCCGACGGCGAGGTCCGGCCCGGTGACATCGTCTTCCTGTACACTGGTTGGTACGAGAAGTACGGTACCGACGACTACGATCCACACCCCTGGCTGGCCGAGGAGGTCGCCGAATACTTCGCCGACGTTGGACCGAAACTGGTCGGCCTCGATACGATTACTCCCGACATCCCCGTCGAGCAGCGGCCCGACGGGTGGCTCGAGTTTCCGGTCCATCGGACGATGCTGAGCGCGGAGGTTCTCATCGCCGAACACCTAGCTAACCTGAAGCCGTTTCTCGGCCAGCGGATCGACGTGGTCGGCTTTCCAATCAAGATCCGTGGCGGCGACGGAGCGCCGGCGCGCTTCGCGGCGAAGGAGCTGTGA
- a CDS encoding Zn-ribbon domain-containing OB-fold protein: MTNRPLPQIDDDAPFWNAASDHEFRMQQCGECGHVRWPPSPVCTECWAEEHEWTELSGRGEVNTWVVFHRVYFDAFADDVPYNVAEVELEEGPRYLAPVECDNDDLYRGMPVSVVFEDVTDEVSLPKFEPK; encoded by the coding sequence ATGACGAACAGACCTCTTCCGCAGATCGACGACGACGCACCGTTCTGGAACGCTGCGAGCGACCACGAGTTCCGCATGCAGCAGTGTGGGGAATGTGGCCACGTCCGCTGGCCCCCCAGCCCCGTCTGTACGGAGTGCTGGGCCGAGGAACACGAGTGGACGGAACTCAGCGGCCGCGGAGAAGTCAACACCTGGGTTGTCTTCCACCGGGTCTACTTCGACGCGTTCGCCGACGACGTGCCCTACAACGTGGCGGAGGTCGAACTCGAGGAGGGCCCGCGCTACCTCGCGCCGGTCGAGTGCGACAACGACGACCTCTACCGGGGGATGCCGGTCAGCGTCGTTTTCGAGGACGTGACCGACGAGGTGTCGCTGCCGAAGTTCGAGCCGAAGTAA
- a CDS encoding thiolase family protein, producing the protein MGIADNPVVIGWGESYADDDELKAPLQLAGEAIRNALDRAGIEKDEIEGLLTGWPPLADQRPRYNNVLSSHFNLTPTFSTTVTFHSAGVISMFKYAALAVETGVADPVLCVQSDAAASFDDPQGGMAGTDVDPVFEHPYGLVYPGAMGLIARRQMAEFGTTREQFARVAVSAREWGVDHPHATLGDKGLLTVEEVLDAPPVAEPLGLYDCVPWGPAGTGGAFIVTSAENADSYDGDAVEILGTGECSTHEYVSARPSLRSGAITESNRLTHTGARKSSRLAYEAANLGPDDVDVAEVTYMFSNVALLLLADLGFCDVDEAGEFVANGGIAREGGEIAFNTHGGDLTFGQPGVSMWMNTAIECIRQLTGETLGATVPDVEVGLVHGMGSTCACHSTALLGRGGR; encoded by the coding sequence ATGGGAATTGCTGACAATCCAGTGGTCATCGGCTGGGGCGAATCTTACGCCGATGATGACGAGTTGAAGGCGCCGCTCCAGCTCGCCGGTGAGGCGATACGGAACGCACTCGATCGCGCTGGCATCGAGAAGGACGAAATCGAGGGGCTACTAACCGGCTGGCCACCGCTAGCCGACCAGCGACCGCGGTATAATAACGTCCTGTCGAGTCACTTCAACCTGACACCAACGTTCTCAACGACGGTAACGTTCCACAGCGCGGGCGTCATCTCCATGTTCAAGTACGCGGCGCTAGCGGTTGAGACTGGAGTCGCTGACCCTGTACTGTGCGTCCAGAGCGACGCAGCCGCGTCGTTCGATGACCCACAGGGCGGGATGGCCGGGACGGACGTCGACCCCGTTTTCGAGCATCCCTACGGGTTGGTGTATCCCGGAGCGATGGGGCTCATCGCCCGCCGTCAGATGGCCGAATTCGGAACGACGCGCGAGCAATTCGCCCGCGTCGCGGTCAGCGCCCGCGAGTGGGGCGTCGATCACCCACACGCGACACTCGGAGACAAGGGACTCTTGACGGTCGAAGAGGTCCTGGATGCCCCACCGGTAGCCGAGCCGCTAGGGCTGTACGACTGCGTCCCCTGGGGACCAGCCGGCACTGGCGGCGCCTTCATTGTCACGAGCGCAGAGAACGCCGACAGCTACGACGGAGACGCCGTCGAGATACTTGGCACCGGCGAGTGTTCGACCCACGAGTACGTCTCGGCCCGCCCCTCGCTTCGGTCCGGGGCGATCACCGAGTCTAATCGACTGACTCACACTGGTGCGCGGAAGTCGAGCCGACTCGCTTACGAAGCCGCCAACCTCGGCCCGGACGACGTGGACGTTGCCGAAGTCACGTACATGTTCTCGAACGTCGCCTTGTTGTTGCTGGCCGATCTGGGCTTCTGTGACGTGGACGAGGCCGGTGAGTTCGTGGCGAACGGTGGGATCGCCCGTGAAGGGGGAGAGATTGCGTTCAATACCCACGGCGGCGACCTGACGTTCGGGCAACCGGGCGTGAGCATGTGGATGAACACCGCGATCGAGTGTATCCGCCAGCTAACCGGCGAGACCCTCGGTGCGACTGTCCCCGACGTAGAGGTCGGCCTCGTTCACGGAATGGGGAGTACATGCGCATGTCACAGCACGGCCCTGCTGGGCCGAGGAGGGCGGTGA
- a CDS encoding acyl-CoA dehydrogenase family protein, with protein MRSRSGEISDSIISDEHRMLRDETRKFVDNEVRPEASERDPNKEPMSDELIEKLAKMGFFGILIDEEYGGLGLDLMAYALIAEELSRGWLSVGSIIARGQSLAGATEEQKAHYLPKMATGEMLKSIAISEPEAGSDVANMQTTAVRDGDEYILNGTKMWITFAKESDFILTYAVTDPDAEPAHRGISGFIVEKPSGTFDRDGLSGSPVNKIGYHGWETWQVYFDDVRVDVDKLVGDEEGKGFYQIMEFFEEGRVHTAARAVGLARASLEDSLQYATERNQFDEPISNFQAIRFKLAEMATKTEAARALTLLVAQAVDAGERADAEAAMAKLFASDIAEEVTSEGIQIHGGYGYTTEFDVERYWRDARLTKIFEGTNEIQKRIIADRLLSD; from the coding sequence ATGCGCAGCCGAAGCGGAGAGATATCAGACTCGATCATCTCGGATGAGCACCGGATGCTCCGGGACGAAACCCGAAAGTTCGTCGATAACGAGGTTCGCCCCGAAGCGAGCGAACGAGATCCGAACAAGGAGCCGATGTCGGACGAACTCATCGAGAAACTCGCCAAAATGGGCTTTTTCGGCATTCTCATCGATGAGGAGTACGGCGGGCTCGGGCTCGATCTGATGGCCTACGCGCTCATTGCCGAGGAATTGTCGCGTGGCTGGCTCTCAGTCGGCAGCATCATCGCCCGCGGCCAGAGTCTGGCGGGCGCGACCGAGGAACAGAAAGCGCACTACCTCCCGAAGATGGCGACCGGCGAGATGTTGAAGTCCATCGCAATCAGCGAACCCGAGGCCGGGTCGGACGTGGCAAACATGCAGACGACGGCCGTCCGCGACGGCGACGAGTACATCCTGAACGGGACGAAGATGTGGATCACCTTCGCCAAGGAGTCCGACTTCATCTTGACCTACGCCGTGACCGACCCGGACGCCGAACCCGCTCACAGGGGTATCTCGGGATTCATCGTCGAGAAACCCTCGGGAACGTTCGATCGAGACGGACTCTCCGGCAGTCCGGTTAACAAGATCGGTTACCACGGTTGGGAGACGTGGCAGGTCTACTTCGACGACGTACGGGTCGATGTCGACAAACTTGTCGGCGACGAAGAGGGGAAAGGGTTCTATCAGATCATGGAGTTCTTCGAGGAAGGTCGAGTCCACACGGCTGCGCGCGCCGTCGGCCTCGCTCGCGCATCGCTCGAAGACTCCCTCCAGTACGCAACCGAGCGCAACCAGTTCGACGAACCCATCAGCAACTTCCAGGCAATCCGGTTCAAACTCGCAGAGATGGCGACAAAGACAGAGGCTGCGCGCGCGCTGACGCTACTGGTTGCCCAGGCCGTTGACGCGGGCGAACGAGCCGACGCTGAGGCGGCCATGGCGAAACTGTTCGCCAGTGATATCGCCGAGGAGGTAACGAGCGAGGGCATTCAGATCCATGGCGGCTACGGCTACACTACCGAATTCGACGTCGAGCGCTACTGGCGTGACGCACGGCTGACCAAGATCTTCGAGGGAACCAACGAGATTCAG
- a CDS encoding carboxymuconolactone decarboxylase family protein, with protein sequence MSVDDRTMRGDDPVWDRLAEIDPEFLDRYDEIASHPMDGPLDEKTAELVALASHAACTTLYEPGIRRHVGRAFDAGATVDEVMDVIEMISAIGVHAVTEGVPVLVDEAGLPEDAVEAELEKQEQLRDEFEAERGYWDELWDQVLRIDHEYFEHYLNYSAHPFKSGPLDPMVREFVIIAADASTNHLYLPGLRIHIRNALGHGATREQVMAVIEIASVIGINTVTESLPIVLEEAAARDMLPDDVEK encoded by the coding sequence ATGTCGGTCGACGATCGAACCATGCGGGGCGACGATCCCGTCTGGGACCGGTTGGCTGAGATCGACCCAGAGTTTCTAGACCGGTACGATGAGATCGCGTCTCATCCAATGGACGGACCGCTCGACGAGAAGACGGCCGAACTGGTTGCGCTGGCGTCTCACGCCGCGTGTACGACGCTGTACGAGCCGGGAATACGGCGCCACGTTGGCCGTGCCTTCGACGCGGGTGCGACGGTCGACGAGGTGATGGACGTCATCGAAATGATCTCGGCCATCGGCGTCCACGCGGTGACGGAGGGCGTCCCGGTGCTGGTCGACGAGGCCGGCCTGCCCGAGGACGCCGTCGAAGCCGAACTGGAGAAACAGGAGCAGCTTCGAGACGAGTTCGAGGCCGAGCGCGGCTATTGGGACGAGCTGTGGGACCAGGTTCTCCGGATCGACCACGAGTACTTCGAGCACTATCTGAATTACTCCGCACACCCGTTCAAGAGTGGTCCACTCGACCCGATGGTGCGCGAATTCGTCATCATCGCCGCGGACGCCTCCACGAACCACCTCTACCTTCCGGGGCTGCGAATTCACATTCGCAACGCCCTCGGTCACGGTGCAACGCGCGAACAGGTCATGGCGGTCATCGAGATCGCGAGCGTCATCGGTATCAACACAGTGACCGAAAGTCTCCCGATCGTGCTCGAGGAGGCGGCCGCCCGCGATATGTTGCCGGACGACGTCGAGAAGTGA
- a CDS encoding class I adenylate-forming enzyme family protein: protein MGNHLVHHELERQAYWRGDETGLVFEGDEYTFREFNARVNQTVKALRDIEVDVGDRIVVHGHNHGDLHTLFFACSKLGAVYSTISTFQSRSNVEHICETLDPAAVFYTADEDILSDTFPDVRAAAPDAEFVSLDDSATIDDPTLDELVAAYDGSRPAGSNDHDAEDLHNIFWTSGTTGRPKGVLRDHKATLHFNDNLHDVFPFGPENVRLTTNDMMFAAPYLQYGLPTVASGTTNVVLRTFDPDRVYELYKKYNVTVMMLVFTQGTVLLDYLEERDREISLRAVHGVVPTAKRARELAKLTDELYQIFATTESGLVLVNRLTEPYNDPPVLGRPGRSTDARLLPPGETEIPNTPPKPGDIGELITRGDALMTRYLSDEKQHEYVTDGWFHTGDGMRVTESGDLVFEGRIDDRIRSGGINIYPAEVEAVLLKHPNVVEAVVVGVDDDTWGQRVCALVVTQQAVEETDRLEAELDDRCQDSEDLTSEMRPKSYAFTDSTADVPTGAVNKIDRKAVSRRFFE from the coding sequence ATGGGAAACCACCTCGTGCATCACGAGCTGGAACGACAGGCATACTGGCGGGGCGACGAGACTGGACTCGTCTTCGAGGGAGATGAGTATACCTTCAGGGAGTTCAATGCCCGCGTCAACCAGACAGTGAAGGCGCTCCGTGATATCGAGGTCGATGTGGGCGACCGCATAGTGGTTCACGGACACAACCACGGTGACCTTCACACGCTGTTTTTCGCCTGCTCGAAGCTTGGCGCGGTCTACTCGACGATTAGTACGTTTCAGTCCCGGTCGAACGTCGAGCACATCTGCGAAACGCTGGATCCGGCAGCAGTCTTCTACACGGCCGACGAGGACATCCTATCGGACACGTTCCCAGACGTTCGTGCGGCTGCACCCGACGCCGAGTTCGTCTCGCTGGACGACTCAGCGACAATCGACGATCCGACGCTCGACGAACTCGTCGCGGCGTACGACGGAAGCCGACCAGCGGGGAGCAACGATCACGACGCCGAGGACCTCCACAACATCTTCTGGACCTCAGGAACGACCGGACGGCCCAAAGGCGTTCTGCGGGACCACAAGGCCACGCTCCACTTCAACGACAACTTGCACGACGTGTTCCCGTTCGGGCCAGAGAACGTTCGGCTCACAACCAACGACATGATGTTTGCCGCGCCGTACCTCCAGTATGGGCTCCCGACGGTCGCTAGTGGGACAACAAACGTCGTGCTCAGGACGTTCGACCCTGATCGTGTCTACGAGCTGTACAAAAAGTACAACGTCACCGTGATGATGCTGGTATTCACGCAGGGGACGGTCCTCCTTGATTACCTCGAAGAGCGCGACCGAGAGATTTCACTGCGCGCTGTCCACGGCGTCGTTCCGACGGCCAAGCGGGCACGCGAACTAGCGAAGCTCACCGACGAACTCTACCAGATCTTCGCGACCACGGAGTCAGGTCTCGTGCTGGTCAACCGGCTCACGGAACCGTACAACGATCCACCCGTGCTCGGCCGTCCAGGGCGGAGCACGGACGCCAGACTGCTTCCGCCGGGTGAAACGGAGATTCCCAACACACCGCCAAAACCCGGTGACATCGGGGAACTCATCACGCGTGGTGACGCGCTTATGACGCGGTACTTGTCCGACGAAAAGCAACACGAGTACGTCACGGACGGGTGGTTCCATACGGGCGACGGCATGCGGGTGACGGAGTCGGGCGATCTCGTCTTCGAGGGGCGTATCGACGACCGCATTCGGAGCGGGGGCATCAACATCTACCCGGCTGAGGTTGAGGCGGTCCTGCTCAAACATCCCAACGTGGTCGAAGCCGTAGTTGTCGGTGTCGACGACGACACCTGGGGCCAGCGAGTTTGCGCCCTTGTCGTCACGCAGCAGGCCGTCGAAGAAACCGACAGGCTCGAAGCCGAACTCGACGATCGGTGTCAGGACAGCGAGGATCTGACAAGCGAGATGCGACCGAAATCGTACGCCTTCACTGACTCGACGGCCGACGTGCCGACCGGCGCAGTGAACAAGATCGATCGCAAGGCTGTCAGCCGTCGGTTTTTCGAGTAG
- a CDS encoding adenine deaminase C-terminal domain-containing protein: MSELRAVARGDQPADLVLRGGRVFDPVTETYERGDLLVADGRIASLTLDSSASIGPDTNVLDVADCHVLPGFIDVHTHLDTFQAFERAFRHALAGGTTTVVTETDRFAMRFGRAGIELLLDATADLPVTVFGTLPAGPFYRDVAGRRLSDIDLDDIADLASDDRIVGAGEVFWNYAIERSDETPLTTLFEAVRNHGGVICGHGAGCNDEKLTAFATEIDNDHEILKAEDVGERLRRGVVPIGRYGSIRDDIDAFAAGTEGVPAGELCLCSDGMWPRELVEDGYMDAVVRRAVEAGIEPTRAFRMVTLNAARHFGLTDRGSLTPGSVADIVVLGDEQTVDVRTVISSGSVVVQDGEVRCTDRPFDYPERVRNSVTVDVTEDRFRVDAAGGGAVAAIDYEEGLLSSETRVEPPIIDGEYRAAPDHDLLKAALLPGSATRRDGGFTGFVTGLMLQTGAVATSDTWGSPGVLTVGTTAAEMTAAARRVAELGGGWVVVEDGEPVAELPTPIAGVCSEDAVERTRDLAEAVRGALSARGMTASQPLLALGTLSAVGMPWFKLATGGYVDVIANEVVNLRPE, encoded by the coding sequence ATGAGCGAATTACGGGCAGTAGCGAGGGGTGATCAACCGGCCGACCTCGTCCTACGGGGTGGTCGAGTTTTCGACCCCGTCACGGAGACCTACGAACGCGGGGACCTGTTGGTCGCCGATGGTCGGATTGCCAGCTTAACGCTCGATTCGTCGGCCTCAATCGGTCCCGACACCAACGTACTGGACGTCGCGGACTGCCACGTTCTCCCCGGGTTCATCGATGTTCATACCCATCTCGATACGTTTCAGGCATTCGAACGCGCGTTCCGACACGCGCTAGCCGGCGGTACGACGACCGTCGTGACCGAAACTGATCGATTCGCCATGCGGTTCGGCCGTGCGGGAATTGAACTGCTACTCGACGCAACCGCTGATCTCCCCGTGACTGTGTTTGGAACTCTACCGGCAGGCCCCTTCTACCGGGACGTTGCGGGTCGACGACTGTCCGACATTGATCTCGACGACATCGCTGACCTAGCGTCAGATGACCGCATCGTCGGCGCAGGAGAAGTGTTCTGGAACTACGCGATAGAGAGGAGCGATGAGACGCCGCTCACTACTCTATTCGAGGCCGTCCGCAATCACGGCGGCGTAATCTGCGGCCACGGGGCCGGGTGCAACGACGAAAAACTGACGGCGTTCGCCACCGAAATCGACAATGATCACGAAATCCTGAAGGCGGAAGATGTCGGCGAACGCCTCCGCCGCGGCGTCGTCCCAATCGGCCGCTACGGTTCGATACGCGACGACATCGATGCGTTCGCAGCTGGCACAGAGGGCGTTCCGGCGGGGGAGTTGTGCCTCTGCAGCGATGGTATGTGGCCTCGAGAGCTTGTCGAGGACGGATACATGGATGCGGTTGTTCGTCGCGCCGTCGAGGCCGGCATCGAACCGACGCGCGCGTTCAGAATGGTCACGTTGAACGCCGCCCGCCACTTCGGACTGACCGATCGCGGATCGCTCACACCGGGCTCGGTCGCTGATATCGTCGTGCTCGGCGACGAACAAACCGTCGACGTCCGAACGGTCATCAGTTCCGGGTCGGTCGTCGTCCAGGACGGCGAGGTACGCTGTACAGATCGGCCGTTCGACTATCCGGAACGCGTTCGAAATAGTGTCACCGTCGACGTAACCGAAGACCGCTTTCGCGTGGATGCGGCGGGTGGTGGTGCGGTCGCGGCTATCGACTACGAGGAGGGCCTGCTCTCGTCTGAGACGCGCGTCGAACCGCCAATCATCGACGGAGAGTACCGCGCTGCACCCGATCATGACCTGCTCAAGGCGGCGCTGCTCCCTGGCAGCGCCACCCGGCGAGACGGCGGATTTACTGGGTTCGTCACTGGGTTGATGCTTCAAACGGGCGCGGTCGCGACGAGCGATACCTGGGGTTCTCCCGGCGTCCTGACGGTAGGCACGACCGCCGCCGAAATGACCGCTGCCGCGCGCCGGGTGGCGGAACTCGGCGGCGGCTGGGTCGTCGTCGAGGACGGTGAGCCGGTCGCGGAACTCCCGACGCCGATCGCTGGCGTCTGTTCTGAGGACGCTGTCGAGCGAACACGCGATCTCGCCGAGGCGGTTAGAGGTGCGCTCTCCGCGCGGGGAATGACCGCCTCCCAACCCCTGCTGGCGCTCGGGACGCTCTCGGCCGTCGGGATGCCATGGTTCAAACTCGCGACCGGCGGCTACGTCGATGTGATCGCAAACGAAGTCGTCAATCTTCGGCCAGAATGA
- a CDS encoding LLM class flavin-dependent oxidoreductase has protein sequence MNKIGVRLPDETYGYDVSEIVEFAKHAEDYDYHSVWVAELQGPNGFIILGQIASETDEIGLGTGIVNVYSRTPALLAMSVATLDQLSDGRTLLGLAASSKVTIEQWHGIEYARPLRRVRETIEIVNEAMANQRVDYDGDIFTLENYPRSYETIRDHVPIYNAALGPTNRKLTGEFADGWLPVHVPRGKFEEFVGEIRESAENAGRDPQDVTIAPYVVACVDEDGERARDHVRGLLSFYLGAMDYYAKVFREFGFAEDVEAVREAWSAGDREEAAHRVSDELLDEIAIGGTPEEGREKLREYRELGADVPIVYPPKAPRETIETTIAELGSY, from the coding sequence ATGAACAAGATCGGTGTCAGGCTTCCCGACGAGACGTATGGGTACGACGTGAGCGAGATCGTCGAGTTCGCAAAACACGCCGAAGATTACGACTACCACTCCGTCTGGGTGGCCGAACTCCAGGGGCCGAACGGTTTCATTATTCTTGGCCAGATCGCCAGCGAAACCGACGAAATCGGCCTCGGAACGGGGATCGTGAACGTTTACTCCAGAACGCCTGCGCTGCTGGCAATGAGCGTTGCCACGCTCGATCAACTCTCAGACGGCCGAACGCTGCTCGGCCTAGCCGCGAGCAGTAAGGTGACTATCGAGCAGTGGCACGGGATCGAGTACGCCCGTCCTCTCCGGCGCGTTCGCGAAACTATCGAGATTGTAAACGAGGCGATGGCTAACCAGCGCGTCGACTATGACGGCGACATCTTCACTCTCGAAAATTACCCACGCTCCTACGAAACGATCAGGGACCACGTTCCGATATACAACGCTGCGCTCGGGCCAACTAACCGTAAGCTCACCGGCGAATTCGCTGATGGGTGGCTTCCTGTCCACGTCCCGCGCGGGAAATTCGAGGAGTTCGTCGGGGAGATTCGAGAGAGCGCCGAGAACGCCGGCCGTGATCCCCAGGATGTTACTATCGCCCCGTACGTCGTCGCTTGTGTCGACGAAGACGGCGAACGCGCCCGCGACCACGTCCGTGGCTTGCTCAGTTTCTACCTCGGGGCGATGGACTACTACGCGAAGGTGTTCCGCGAGTTCGGCTTCGCGGAAGACGTTGAAGCCGTCCGCGAGGCCTGGTCGGCCGGCGATCGCGAGGAGGCCGCCCATCGCGTGAGCGACGAGTTGCTCGACGAGATCGCCATCGGCGGCACGCCTGAGGAGGGCAGGGAGAAACTGCGCGAGTACCGCGAACTGGGCGCGGACGTTCCGATCGTCTACCCGCCTAAGGCCCCGAGAGAAACCATCGAGACGACCATCGCTGAACTGGGGTCGTATTGA
- a CDS encoding Zn-ribbon domain-containing OB-fold protein, which produces MSASDPLHWPIVSEYLEHAADGRLVFPVCADCGESHFPPRVACPHCLSADVDLRESAGTGIVYSYTVVHVDYHPTWGERTPYCNALVELDDGPIVFGNVVDCDPDQVSVGAPVTVDFTDVVGTTLPVFVLG; this is translated from the coding sequence ATGTCCGCGAGCGACCCGCTCCACTGGCCAATCGTCTCCGAGTACCTCGAACACGCGGCGGATGGACGGTTGGTCTTTCCAGTGTGTGCGGACTGCGGCGAATCGCACTTCCCGCCGCGAGTGGCCTGTCCGCACTGCCTGTCCGCCGATGTCGACCTGCGGGAGTCGGCGGGAACAGGAATCGTTTACTCCTACACCGTCGTCCACGTGGACTACCACCCGACGTGGGGAGAACGGACGCCATACTGCAACGCGCTAGTTGAGTTAGACGACGGGCCGATCGTGTTTGGAAACGTCGTCGACTGCGACCCCGACCAGGTTTCGGTCGGCGCGCCCGTGACGGTTGATTTCACGGACGTTGTGGGAACGACGCTTCCGGTGTTCGTGCTCGGCTGA